One genomic segment of Aliarcobacter cibarius includes these proteins:
- a CDS encoding SLAC1 anion channel family protein, which produces MNQEVIKAIPSNRLQFFPVMMFATVMGLGGLTLVFERLNHVFLFSSMFATTFLIIATTLFFVILFTYFLKIIKYKEEVLKELNHPIRINFFAASSISMLILSAAFREYNLETSLSFFYFGAILHIFFTYYTIRFWINNNLEIVHSNPAWFIPIVGNLIVPIAGVGFLDNAILIFYFSIGMFFWIILFSIILNRIIFHNPFAPKFMPTMFILIAPPAIGFISYIKLTGNLDFFAQILFSLALFFTILVAFMYKNFVKIKFFISWWAFTFPLAAVTLSSILIYELTKKDFYMYLSYTLAMITTLIVTLVAVATIKHMAKKEICIME; this is translated from the coding sequence TTTTTCCAGTTATGATGTTTGCAACAGTTATGGGGCTTGGAGGTTTAACTTTAGTTTTTGAAAGATTAAATCATGTTTTTTTATTTTCTTCTATGTTTGCTACAACTTTTTTAATTATAGCTACAACTTTATTTTTTGTAATTCTTTTTACCTATTTCTTAAAAATTATAAAATACAAAGAAGAAGTACTAAAAGAGTTAAATCATCCTATAAGAATTAATTTTTTTGCAGCAAGTTCAATATCAATGTTAATTTTATCAGCTGCATTTAGAGAGTATAATTTAGAAACTTCATTAAGTTTTTTTTATTTTGGAGCAATTCTACATATATTTTTCACATATTATACTATTCGATTTTGGATAAATAATAATTTAGAAATAGTTCATTCTAATCCAGCTTGGTTTATTCCTATTGTTGGGAATTTAATAGTTCCTATTGCTGGAGTTGGTTTTTTAGATAATGCTATTTTAATTTTTTATTTTTCGATTGGTATGTTTTTCTGGATAATATTATTTTCAATAATTTTAAATAGAATAATTTTTCACAATCCATTTGCTCCAAAATTTATGCCAACAATGTTTATTTTAATAGCACCTCCTGCAATAGGATTTATCTCATATATAAAATTAACTGGAAATTTAGATTTTTTTGCACAAATTTTATTTAGTTTAGCTCTATTTTTTACTATTTTAGTTGCATTTATGTATAAAAATTTTGTAAAAATAAAATTCTTTATTTCATGGTGGGCTTTTACTTTTCCATTAGCAGCTGTAACTTTAAGTTCAATTTTAATTTATGAATTGACAAAAAAAGATTTTTATATGTATTTATCTTATACTTTAGCAATGATTACAACTTTAATTGTAACTTTGGTTGCAGTTGCTACAATAAAGCATATGGCAAAAAAAGAGATATGTATAATGGAATAG